A part of Geothrix oryzae genomic DNA contains:
- a CDS encoding SpoIID/LytB domain-containing protein: MKPFLVPALILSVLPVSAAQPPLKIGLDTQATEWIVSLEGGGQVCDRAGTPLLKLAPDERLRIWWDSRGTADPTSEYRVQVGPPHTAAQAAALTKRLRDLGEAPDRVKVPDADTWRVLTGHFKTAPEAEPVLQKLQDLGFDELWVATESRDALPRKGRALYAVSDRYERRALPATGVWLKPASELTSLQGKGRYRGKVEIFPNAQGRLTVVNTLDLETYLRGVVPKEMGAWEFPSLEALKAQAVAARTYAVANRGKRAADGFDMGDTVADQVYGGRDGEQSLTDRAIQETEGLFATYSGKPIQALFMANCGGHTADVAHVFGGDAPYLKAAPCYPAKPMTLAYASGLPVTAEAQQPWLSWELLRLAAGIVPPDWLSGERLARPARIEDLAAPVRALQQRLALDPAPLARDGNLLIALAQALGFHRVVDGQERPQDAAYFLPGSLPAGDRLLATFLTRRGIVPAAAWATQAPPTLRQALVALGRLWQDLDPLTPGEGSLLMDRQVRRKRGGPEPLSLSPRLLLAEESPDGALRLVEKADIQVGDRLKWIPAEDGAAAVLVRRLDPDGAAWDRYNPTAHWRVDYAEADLLALVRKRIKVSGIRELQAQHNDQGRVLDLTLVDTEGAPHRVRGMHIRGLLGLKDNVFRFLTVGQGAQRHWIFYGRGWGHGVGMCQTGAYGMALEGASFQQILTHYYPGTELRRVD, translated from the coding sequence ATGAAGCCCTTTCTGGTCCCTGCCCTGATCCTTTCGGTCCTTCCGGTCAGCGCCGCCCAGCCTCCGCTGAAGATCGGCCTCGACACGCAGGCCACGGAATGGATCGTGTCGCTGGAAGGCGGAGGCCAGGTCTGCGACCGCGCCGGCACGCCCCTGCTGAAGCTGGCGCCGGACGAGAGGCTGCGCATCTGGTGGGACAGCCGGGGCACGGCCGATCCCACCAGCGAATACCGCGTCCAGGTGGGCCCACCCCACACCGCCGCGCAGGCGGCGGCCCTCACAAAGCGCCTGAGGGACCTGGGCGAGGCCCCGGACCGCGTGAAGGTCCCCGACGCCGATACCTGGCGCGTGCTGACCGGCCACTTCAAGACCGCGCCCGAGGCTGAACCCGTGCTCCAGAAGCTTCAGGATCTAGGCTTCGACGAACTGTGGGTGGCGACGGAATCCCGCGACGCCCTGCCCCGCAAGGGTCGGGCCCTCTATGCCGTCAGCGACCGCTACGAGCGCAGGGCCCTCCCCGCGACGGGCGTGTGGCTGAAGCCCGCAAGCGAGCTGACTTCGCTGCAGGGCAAGGGCCGCTACCGCGGCAAGGTGGAGATCTTCCCCAATGCCCAGGGCCGCCTCACCGTGGTGAACACCCTGGATCTGGAGACCTATCTGCGCGGCGTGGTCCCCAAGGAGATGGGCGCCTGGGAATTCCCGTCCCTGGAGGCCCTCAAGGCCCAGGCCGTGGCGGCCCGCACCTATGCCGTGGCCAACCGGGGCAAGCGCGCGGCGGACGGCTTCGACATGGGCGACACCGTGGCCGATCAGGTCTACGGCGGCCGCGATGGCGAGCAGTCCCTCACGGACCGCGCCATCCAAGAAACCGAGGGCCTGTTCGCGACCTATAGCGGCAAACCCATCCAGGCCCTGTTCATGGCCAACTGCGGCGGCCACACCGCGGATGTGGCCCATGTCTTCGGTGGCGATGCCCCCTACCTCAAGGCGGCGCCCTGCTATCCCGCCAAACCCATGACCCTGGCCTACGCCTCGGGCCTGCCGGTCACCGCCGAGGCCCAGCAGCCCTGGCTCAGCTGGGAGCTGCTCCGGCTCGCCGCAGGCATCGTGCCCCCCGACTGGCTCAGCGGCGAGCGGCTCGCCCGCCCCGCGCGGATCGAGGATCTCGCGGCCCCGGTGCGGGCCCTCCAGCAGCGCCTCGCCCTTGACCCGGCGCCCCTGGCCCGGGACGGGAACCTGCTCATCGCCCTGGCCCAGGCCCTGGGCTTCCACCGGGTGGTGGACGGCCAGGAGCGGCCCCAGGATGCCGCCTACTTCCTGCCGGGGAGCCTGCCCGCCGGGGATCGCCTCCTGGCCACCTTCCTCACGCGCCGCGGCATCGTTCCCGCCGCGGCCTGGGCCACCCAGGCCCCCCCCACCCTGCGACAGGCCCTGGTGGCCCTGGGGCGCCTGTGGCAGGATCTCGACCCCCTCACCCCGGGGGAAGGCTCGCTGCTGATGGACCGCCAGGTGCGCCGCAAGCGGGGTGGACCCGAGCCCCTGTCCCTGTCGCCCCGGCTCCTCCTCGCGGAGGAGAGTCCGGATGGCGCCCTGCGGCTGGTGGAGAAGGCTGACATCCAGGTGGGCGACCGCCTGAAGTGGATCCCTGCGGAGGACGGTGCCGCGGCAGTGCTGGTGCGCCGCCTGGATCCCGACGGCGCCGCCTGGGACCGCTACAACCCCACCGCCCACTGGCGGGTGGACTATGCGGAGGCCGACCTGCTGGCGCTGGTCCGCAAGCGCATCAAGGTGTCCGGCATCCGCGAACTGCAGGCTCAGCACAACGACCAGGGCCGTGTGCTGGACCTGACCCTCGTCGATACCGAGGGGGCGCCCCACCGCGTGCGCGGCATGCACATCCGGGGGCTGCTGGGGCTCAAGGACAATGTGTTCCGGTTTCTCACCGTGGGCCAGGGCGCCCAGCGCCATTGGATCTTCTACGGCCGCGGCTGGGGCCACGGCGTGGGCATGTGCCAGACCGGCGCCTATGGCATGGCCCTGGAGGGGGCCTCGTTCCAGCAGATCCTGACGCACTACTATCCGGGCACTGAGCTCCGCCGGGTGGATTGA
- a CDS encoding serine hydrolase domain-containing protein, which translates to MSGFYDLASLTKPLVTAPLALAFLDLEADRRWALGFHERESPLTVRQLLSHSSGLPPWRPFTGEPVAAQLRREVPDHPLLRSVTPGPITYSDLNYRLLAELLVMETGVPFPRLGAASGLSPAPWAAAPVVIPDAADAEAWRLATDRPLPARDPRLPHDANARAGMLGHAGFGTTAPQLRAALARWVAAGWPGRMAVEAAADGPRTRWGLGLQVLFSGGGWFGQLLSKLPRGLGLRVLEDSTEAPPSPAPPQDPDPGPPSGWWFHLGYTGPALFYRPSDQSCLALLVHRRGPAGGLLEVEALRARRWAALARFVGQCEE; encoded by the coding sequence GTGAGCGGGTTCTACGACCTCGCCTCCCTCACCAAGCCCCTGGTGACGGCACCGTTGGCCCTGGCCTTCCTGGATCTCGAGGCGGACCGGCGGTGGGCCCTCGGATTCCATGAGCGCGAGTCGCCTCTCACGGTGCGCCAGCTGCTGTCGCACAGCTCGGGGCTTCCGCCCTGGCGGCCCTTCACGGGCGAGCCCGTGGCCGCGCAGCTGCGACGGGAAGTCCCGGACCATCCGCTGCTGCGCTCTGTCACGCCGGGACCGATCACCTACTCGGACCTGAACTACCGCCTGCTGGCCGAGCTTCTGGTGATGGAAACGGGCGTCCCCTTTCCAAGGCTCGGCGCGGCCTCAGGCCTCAGCCCAGCCCCCTGGGCCGCGGCGCCCGTGGTGATTCCCGATGCGGCTGACGCCGAAGCCTGGCGGCTGGCCACGGACCGGCCCCTTCCGGCGCGGGATCCCCGCCTGCCCCATGATGCCAATGCCCGGGCCGGCATGCTTGGCCATGCCGGTTTCGGCACCACCGCCCCGCAGCTGCGAGCGGCCCTGGCCCGGTGGGTGGCCGCGGGATGGCCTGGGCGCATGGCCGTGGAAGCGGCCGCCGATGGGCCGCGAACCCGCTGGGGGCTGGGCCTCCAGGTGCTGTTCTCGGGCGGCGGCTGGTTCGGACAGCTGCTGTCCAAACTCCCCCGGGGCCTTGGCCTCCGTGTCCTCGAGGATTCCACCGAAGCCCCGCCCTCCCCGGCCCCCCCTCAGGACCCCGACCCTGGTCCGCCTTCGGGCTGGTGGTTCCACCTGGGCTACACCGGCCCGGCCCTGTTCTACCGGCCCTCGGACCAGAGCTGCCTCGCCCTGCTCGTCCATCGGCGCGGGCCCGCGGGAGGCCTGCTGGAAGTGGAGGCGCTGCGGGCCCGGCGCTGGGCGGCCCTCGCGCGATTCGTGGGACAATGCGAAGAATGA
- a CDS encoding Gfo/Idh/MocA family protein → MAKLRVAVVGVGHLGQHHARIAASAPEAILAAVVDPDPARGPEIAAKFEAPWAASLEQVLAEVDAVQIAAPTGFHHALGLQALKAGKHVLMEKPLAATLDEGVALLKALAAARAAKPGIVAQVGHLERFNPAVTALRDRGFRPRFLEAVRVSPFPARSLEVDVVMDVMIHDLDLLRALVGRPVIDVEAVGVPVLTPYADLVNARLKFEGGAFATVTASRVARKKERTLRAFGDKEYASLDFAAQKLELLRLVMGPDGPEVRPETADIEEGEPLRLEIEAFHAACLGHSQEGVTWEEGQEAMRVADQVQKAVAKSLAEMSQA, encoded by the coding sequence ATGGCCAAGCTGCGCGTCGCCGTCGTGGGTGTGGGTCATCTGGGTCAGCACCATGCCCGCATCGCGGCCTCCGCCCCGGAGGCCATCCTGGCGGCCGTGGTGGATCCCGATCCGGCCCGCGGCCCGGAGATCGCCGCCAAGTTCGAGGCGCCCTGGGCCGCCTCGCTGGAGCAGGTCCTGGCCGAGGTGGACGCCGTGCAGATCGCCGCGCCCACCGGCTTCCACCATGCCCTCGGCCTGCAGGCGCTGAAGGCGGGCAAGCATGTGCTCATGGAGAAACCCCTGGCCGCCACCCTCGATGAAGGCGTGGCCCTGCTCAAGGCCCTGGCCGCGGCCCGCGCCGCCAAGCCCGGCATCGTCGCCCAGGTGGGCCACCTGGAGCGCTTCAACCCCGCCGTCACGGCCCTCCGCGACCGCGGCTTCAGGCCCCGCTTCCTCGAAGCCGTGCGCGTCTCGCCCTTCCCGGCCCGGAGCCTGGAGGTCGATGTCGTCATGGATGTGATGATCCACGACCTGGACCTGCTGCGCGCCTTGGTGGGCCGGCCGGTGATCGATGTGGAAGCCGTGGGTGTGCCCGTGCTGACGCCCTACGCCGACCTGGTGAATGCCCGCCTGAAGTTCGAGGGCGGCGCCTTCGCCACCGTTACCGCCAGCCGCGTCGCCCGGAAGAAGGAGCGCACCCTCCGCGCCTTCGGTGACAAGGAATACGCCAGCCTCGACTTCGCCGCCCAGAAGCTGGAGCTGCTGCGCCTCGTCATGGGCCCCGACGGCCCCGAGGTCCGGCCGGAAACCGCCGACATCGAGGAGGGCGAACCGCTCCGCCTGGAGATCGAAGCCTTCCACGCCGCCTGCCTGGGCCACAGCCAGGAGGGCGTCACCTGGGAAGAGGGCCAGGAAGCCATGCGCGTGGCCGACCAGGTGCAGAAGGCCGTGGCGAAGAGCTTGGCGGAGATGAGCCAGGCGTGA